The DNA region GTCGGCTCGCCCGGATGGCGATGGACCACGACACCGTGATCCGCGCCGTCTTCGAGCAGACGCCCGCATTGCCGTTGCGCCTCGCGACAGTGGTCGGCGACGAGGATGCCGCCCGCCGCCTGCTGGCGGAACGTTCCACCGAGATCCGCGACCTGCTCGCCCGGCTGGCCGGCCACGAGGAGTGGGGTGTGCGGCTGCGCCGTGAGGGTGAGGCACCCGACGAGAACGCCGAGCGTGAGCGCGCCCGGGCTGCGCGACCTTCCGGACGGGACTACCTGCAGGCGCGAAGGGAGGCGTTGCGGGCCAGTCAGGAGCAACGCCACGCCGTACGTCAGGCCGGCGATGAGGTCTACCGCGGGCTGGCCGAGCACGCCAGTGACGCCACCCGGCTGTCAACGGGCGGTGCCACCGGCCTGCTGCTGAACGCCACCTACCTGGTGCCCACCTCCGCGACTGACGCCTTCCGCGAGGTGGCCGAGAAGTACGCCGCCGACCTGGAGGCCGGAGGAGTGCGGGTCGAGCTGACCGGCCCCTGGCCGCCGTACAGCTTCGCGCAGGTGACCATCGGATCGCAGGCGGCGGCCGATGGCTAACCGCACGCTCGTCACTGGATCGGGCGGGGGCACCAGCCTGGTGGACCTGCTGGACCGCGTCGTGGACCGCGGCGTGGTGGTGTCCGGCGACATCATCATCTCCCTGGCCGGTATCGACCTGATCCAGCTGAACCTCCGGTTGTTGCTGATCGGGCTGGAGACGGCCAACGAGATGCACCGCACCAACTTCGAGGGGAGGGGAGCGCGATGACCGGACCGGCACACCTGCCGCGGCTGCCGGACCTGCGGCGCACCCCTCGCATCGACGCGAACGCCGAGGACCTCGGTAGGGGACTCGGACAACTCGTCGTGGCTCTGCTCGAACTCGTCCGCGACCTCCTGGAGCGCCAGGCGATCCGGAGGATGGACGGCGGAAGCCTCGACGACGAGGAAATCGAACGCCTGGGGGAGGCGCTGCTCGAACTGGAAGACAAGTTCGCCGAGCTCCGGGAGATCTTCGGAGTCGAACGCGAAGGACTCCGGCTTCCGGTCGACGTCGACGACCTGCTCGACGAACACGAACGGCTCGACACCACAGGGAGGCACAACTCGCCATGGCAGCTGTAGCGACGCAGGGAATCAACCGTGCGCCCCGGCCGAGCAGTCTTGCCGATGTCCTCGAGGTGATCCTCGACAAGGGCATCGTCATCGACGCCTACGTCCGGGTGGCGCTCGTGGGGATCGAGATTCTCACCATCGACGCCCGGATCGTGATCGCGAGCGTGGACACCTACCTCCGGTTCGCCGAGGCGGTCAACCGGCTGGACCTCGGTCAGCAGGAGGACCAGGTGGCGGGACTTCCGGGCCTGGTCCGGGAGGTGACCGGGGACGGCAACTCCTCCGGCAGCAAGGCCAAGGGCGCGATCAGCGGAATCAAGGAGTCGTTCTCCTCCGACGATGACGACGACGAGGACGAGGACGACGACTCCGGCCGCGAGCGCTCCACCACCCGTCGGCGGCCTTCGTCGAGCCGAAGCGCGCCGCGGACGCGGCGTCCCAGCCGGCAGCCGCAGGAGTCCTGACATGTTGTTGTTGCACGGAGTGGTCCCGGCCGGCCGGGAGATCGACGAGCAGGGTGAGCTCGCGGACGAGGAGTACCAGCTCGTCGAGGACGGCGACCTGGCGGTCCTGGCCCGTGAGGTCGCCGGCGAGGACGAGCTGACCGAGGACGACGCGGTGAAGTTCCTCGACGCTCTGGTGGAGCTGGTGCGCGGCGGACCCGTCCTGCCGCTCCGCTTCGGAACGGTCGCGCCCGACGTGGACGCGGTGCGCTCGGAGGTGCTCGCGCCCGCGGCGGAGGAGTTCGCCCGGGCCCTGGAGGCGACGGCCGACCTGGTGGAGCTCCGGCTCACGTTCACCCTCACCGACGCGGCCGTCCAGCGGCTGTTCAGTGAGGACCCCGAGCTGCGCGCGGCGGTCGGCCGCGGCGGCCCGGGCAGTGAGATGTCGGAACGCATCGAGGTCGGGCAGATGGTCGCCCAGCGGCTCACCGAGCAGCGAGCTCAGCTCGTCGCCGCCTGGGTCGGGAGGCTGGGCGAACTCACCGAGGACTCGAAGTCGATCAGTTCGTCGGAGGAGGGCTGGGAGCAGGTGGCCCTCCTCGTTCGCCGGGAGCGGCTGGACGAGCTGGACGAGGCGGTCAGGACGCTCACCACCGAAGTGGACGGGCTGGCCGAGCTCGAGTACGTCGGACCGCTGCCGCTCTACAGCTTCGACGCGATCGGTCTGGCCGGCGCGTCGACCACAGCGCAGGCTCAGCAGTCCCGCTGGGGCTGGTGAGACTCAAACGGTCGGAAGGCCTTCGCCGCGGGTGACTGCGGTGACGAGGCCGGGTCTTTCGCCGTCATCGAGAGGAGAACACCGTGGATGACAGGACCAAGATCGCTGTCGCGGTCGCCGGGGGATACCTCCTCGGACGTACGAAGAAGGGCAAGGCAGCGCTGAGCCTGGCTTTGTGGCTCGCGGGCAAGGAACTCGGCCTCCAGCCGCGTGAGCTCGTCCGTGAGGGCGTGCTCAAGCTTGCGAGCACCCCGCAGATCACCCAGCTCGGCGACCAGCTGCGCGGCCCGGTCGCCGAGGCCGGCCGCAAGGCGGCGCTGGCGACGCTGGAGTCGCAGCTGACCCGGCTGTCCGACGGCCTGCAGTCCCGCACGAGTTCCCTGACGGACAAGTCCTCCAAGCTCAAGGACAAGGCCGGCGAGGCCACCGAGGGCGCCGACGACGAACTCGACGACGACTACGAC from Actinopolymorpha sp. NPDC004070 includes:
- a CDS encoding GvpL/GvpF family gas vesicle protein; the encoded protein is MTAGDARGLYLFAIVGSTAVDLSGLPGFAGGGSPRLVDHGDLAAVVADVPLAALDVREEEVTEDGRLARMAMDHDTVIRAVFEQTPALPLRLATVVGDEDAARRLLAERSTEIRDLLARLAGHEEWGVRLRREGEAPDENAERERARAARPSGRDYLQARREALRASQEQRHAVRQAGDEVYRGLAEHASDATRLSTGGATGLLLNATYLVPTSATDAFREVAEKYAADLEAGGVRVELTGPWPPYSFAQVTIGSQAAADG
- the gvpJ gene encoding gas vesicle protein GvpJ, with protein sequence MAAVATQGINRAPRPSSLADVLEVILDKGIVIDAYVRVALVGIEILTIDARIVIASVDTYLRFAEAVNRLDLGQQEDQVAGLPGLVREVTGDGNSSGSKAKGAISGIKESFSSDDDDDEDEDDDSGRERSTTRRRPSSSRSAPRTRRPSRQPQES
- the gvpJ gene encoding gas vesicle protein GvpJ, yielding MANRTLVTGSGGGTSLVDLLDRVVDRGVVVSGDIIISLAGIDLIQLNLRLLLIGLETANEMHRTNFEGRGAR
- a CDS encoding GvpL/GvpF family gas vesicle protein, which produces MLLLHGVVPAGREIDEQGELADEEYQLVEDGDLAVLAREVAGEDELTEDDAVKFLDALVELVRGGPVLPLRFGTVAPDVDAVRSEVLAPAAEEFARALEATADLVELRLTFTLTDAAVQRLFSEDPELRAAVGRGGPGSEMSERIEVGQMVAQRLTEQRAQLVAAWVGRLGELTEDSKSISSSEEGWEQVALLVRRERLDELDEAVRTLTTEVDGLAELEYVGPLPLYSFDAIGLAGASTTAQAQQSRWGW
- a CDS encoding gas vesicle protein K, with the translated sequence MTGPAHLPRLPDLRRTPRIDANAEDLGRGLGQLVVALLELVRDLLERQAIRRMDGGSLDDEEIERLGEALLELEDKFAELREIFGVEREGLRLPVDVDDLLDEHERLDTTGRHNSPWQL